The following nucleotide sequence is from Azoarcus sp. CIB.
GACCGCCATCGACTCGGCGCCCGCATTCTTGACCGCAAGGTCGGATGCCATGTCAGACCTCCTCGAACTCGATGAGCTGCCCGCGCATCTCGCTCGGATCGATCCGGATCATCGCGCCGCCGCCGACGGCTTCGGACTCCTCGATCCATTGGAAACGGGTCCCGCGCGCGCGCAAGTCCTCGGCCTTGGCCTTGAGGCCGCTCACCGCGATGCGAATGTAGTAAAGCCCCGGCCCCCAGTTGTTCAGGTACAGGCCCGCGTCGCTGTTCCAGCGGCTGGGCTGGATCACGTCAAGGCTGGCGCTGTTGGCCACGGTAAAGGGCATCGTCGCGCGGCGGTATCCCTCGCGATGCAGCGCTTCGACTTCGCCGCTCGGCTCCCAGTCGAGATTCGTCGAACAGCAGCGCAGCGTCTCGTCCAGATCGCGGACAAGGAATCCGCGCGCACTGACGCGCACCATGTCGCCCGGCTTCGGGTCGCGCGGCTGCATGGGTTCCGCGGCGAATGTCTCGGACGGCATCTGCAGCGGTTCGGTCGGCATCACCTCGATGCACAGGCCGCCATCCACCACCGGGGTGTAACGCGGCCGCTCTGGCGTCGCGCCGAGCCACAACCGGTCGAACGGCATGTCCGGCGTGCGCTGGGCCATCCGGAACGGCAACCCACGCCGCATCAGCTTGTCGACAAAGGCGTCGAATTTCGGCCCTTGCAGCGCGAGCACGACCGAGTGCGTGAGCATCGGACGATGGCGTCCCTGGTAGTCCTTCAGGCTTTCGAGGAACTCGTGGAACATCGGGTCGCCGGGGTTCTCGCGATCCAGATGCCATTGCGGCTCGAGCCGGGTCGGAGACACCGCCAGCGACTTGTGCACGCGCAGGAAATGCGCGACGTAGGGATGATCGTCGAACGCCTGACGCCAGTTTGGATGGCCATGCACGCCGAGCTTGTTCACCAGCCGCGCAGCCATGTCGTCGGGATCAGGCAGCATCATGTCGGCACTCAGCAAGAGGTCGAACATCGTCTTGTCTCCAGTTGTGGTCTGTCTTGTCCGACAGTCGCCCGCCCGGGCGATGTCGGCTTTCTTGAATTTCTTGAGGAATCAGGCCGCCGCGCGCAAAAGGGTTCCGCGTGCGCCGCTCGGTTCGCGCGGGTTGAGCATGAAATGCGACAGCGCCGGGATCAGGATCAGGGCACCGAGCATGTTCCACAGGAACATGAACGTCAGCAGGATCCCCATGTCGGCCTGGAACTTGATCGGCGACCATGCCCAGGTGATCACGCCGGCAGCCATCGTGAGTCCCACCAACGCGACCACCTTGCCGGTGAAAT
It contains:
- a CDS encoding lactoylglutathione lyase, with the protein product MFDLLLSADMMLPDPDDMAARLVNKLGVHGHPNWRQAFDDHPYVAHFLRVHKSLAVSPTRLEPQWHLDRENPGDPMFHEFLESLKDYQGRHRPMLTHSVVLALQGPKFDAFVDKLMRRGLPFRMAQRTPDMPFDRLWLGATPERPRYTPVVDGGLCIEVMPTEPLQMPSETFAAEPMQPRDPKPGDMVRVSARGFLVRDLDETLRCCSTNLDWEPSGEVEALHREGYRRATMPFTVANSASLDVIQPSRWNSDAGLYLNNWGPGLYYIRIAVSGLKAKAEDLRARGTRFQWIEESEAVGGGAMIRIDPSEMRGQLIEFEEV